In Odontesthes bonariensis isolate fOdoBon6 chromosome 9, fOdoBon6.hap1, whole genome shotgun sequence, the following proteins share a genomic window:
- the drc12 gene encoding LOW QUALITY PROTEIN: dynein regulatory complex protein 12 (The sequence of the model RefSeq protein was modified relative to this genomic sequence to represent the inferred CDS: inserted 2 bases in 1 codon; substituted 2 bases at 2 genomic stop codons), which produces MTERKLHLKLRKLHGRKREPGSQCSETDSSLCSVLKGLSKQPHSKQTWSQRKKTTGKTEEKSESDLEERYRRSILDLAILQNHIALQCETIRKIQSERTNLGRHVRDMEQKLQWERGGTTKSDALAYTNVTVDLSRQCXSMHTELTKKVARLEKETSQLKGELVLCQEELSKEKREHVQVEQEKEAVIXQHXLDSMETDCKRALHETLDGLTSQLAMVRQGWENKSTTFNQSDKELLSEFGLTTQDI; this is translated from the exons ATGACTGAGAGGAAGTTGCACTTGAAACTGCGAAAGCTTCACGGCCGCAAACGGGAACCGGG TAGCCAGTGCTCAGAAACAGACTCATCCCTATGTAGTGTGCTCAAAGGACTCAGCAAGCAGCCTCACAGCAAGCAGACATGGTCCCAAAGAAAAAAGACCACTgggaaaacagaagaaaaaa GTGAAAGTGACTTGGAGGAAAGGTATAGACGCAGCATTCTGGACTTAGCTATTCTACAGAATCACATAG CGTTACAGTGTGAAACTATAAGAAAGATCCAGTCCGAGAGAACCAACCTCGGGAGACATGTGAGGGACATGGAGCAGAAGCTCCAGTGGGAGAGAGGAGGCA CAACAAAGTCTGACGCACTCGCTTACACGAATGTCACTGTAGACCTCAGTCGGCAGTGCTAAAGCATGCACACAGAGCTGACCAAAAAAGTGGCGAGGCTGGAAAAGGAGACCAGCCAGCTGAAGGGAGAACTTG TATTGTGTCAGGAGGAGCTGAGTAAAGAGAAACGGGAGCATGTGCAAGTGGAACAGGAGAAAGAGGCTGTCAT GCAACACTAACTGGATAGCATGGAAACAGACTGTAAGAGGGCCCTACAT GAGACTCTGGATGGCCTGACTTCACAGCTGGCTATGGTTCGGCAGGGATGGGAGAACAAAAGCACAACGTTCAATCAAAGTGACAAGGAACTGCTCTCTGAATTTGGCCTTACTACACAGGACATTTGA